The following are from one region of the Etheostoma spectabile isolate EspeVRDwgs_2016 chromosome 2, UIUC_Espe_1.0, whole genome shotgun sequence genome:
- the abcg2d gene encoding broad substrate specificity ATP-binding cassette transporter ABCG2 codes for MMERANHINIAMIEDISTNGTAPAKDHNKQQCGSTVSFHNIQYKVQLKSGFFCKRKSSPNEILADLNGIMKPGLNAILGPTGSGKSSFLDILAARKDPSGLSGEVLIDKAPQPPNFKCLSGYVVQEDVVMGTLTVRENLRFSAALRLPSSVPQSEKEARVNHLINELGLTKVADSKVGTQLTRGISGGERKRTNIGMELIIDPSVLFLDEPTTGLDASTANSVLLLLKRMASHGRTIIMSIHQPRYSIYRLFDTLTLLVGGKMVYHGPSPNALDYFANIGYPCEPHNNPADFFLDVINGDSTATTTTKVHGSEDMDFAELNSSRQSIKERLVEEYRNSSYSSDTRAELDRIVQDKKCISCSKSRTITYNSSFFHQLHWVLKRTYQNLMLNPQTSVAQLGVNVFLALIVGAIFFGVKDDQSGVQNRMGALFFITTNQCFSTVSAAELFIVERKLFVHEYISGYYRVSVYFLSKILSDITMRTITSVIFSCIVYFLIGLKSTAAAFFIFTLTVTLVAYTATAMTMAISADQSVVALANILMTITFVFMMIFSGLLVNLPSIMDWMSWLKYFSIPRYGLAALKINEFVGLKFCDEAVIRNTNMSATGTNCSLSTVGLTCTGEQYLDYLGIEYTTWGLWENHVALTVMTFIFLVIAYLKLRYIKKFT; via the exons ATGATGGAGAGAGCCAATCACATTAACATCGCAATGATAGAAGACATCAGCACCAACGGGACGGCCCCAGCCAAGGACCACAACAAGCAGCAGTGTGGCTCCACCGTCAGCTTCCACAACATCCAGTACAAAGTGCAGCTAAAGAGCGGCTTCTTCTGCAAAAGGAAATCCAGTCCCAATGAAATACTGGCCGACCTCAA TGGGATTATGAAACCTGGCCTCAATGCTATTCTCGGACCGACTGGAAGTGGAAAATCTTC attCTTGGATATTCTGGCTGCAAGAAAGGATCCTTCAGGTCTCTCAGGAGAAGTACTCATTGACAAAGCACCCCAGCCTCCAAACTTCAAGTGTCTCTCTGGCTATGTGGTTCAG GAAGATGTGGTCATGGGCACCCTGACTGTGAGGGAGAATCTGCGTTTTTCTGCAGCGCTGCGGCTGCCCAGCTCTGTGCCTCAAAGTGAGAAGGAGGCTCGGGTCAATCACCTCATTAATGAACTAGGTCTCACCAAGGTGGCAGACTCCAAg GTGGGCACACAACTGACCCGGGGAATCtctggaggagagaggaagaggacaaACATCGGCATGGAGCTGATTATCGATCCTTCCGTTCTCTTTCTGGATGAACCGACCACAGGACTGGATGCCAGCACTGCTAACTCTGTCCTGTTGTTGCTGaaaag AATGGCCAGTCATGGAAGAACCATAATTATGTCCATCCACCAACCACGATACTCCATCTACAGACTGTTTGACACTCTGACTCTGCTGGTTGGTGGTAAAATGGTGTACCACGGACCATCGCCAAACGCTTTGGACTACTTCGCCAACATTG GCTATCCCTGCGAGCCCCACAACAACCCAGCTGACTTCTTTCTGGATGTTATCAATGGAGACTCCACCGCCACAACCACGACCAAAGTGCATGGCTCTGAAG ATATGGACTTTGCAGAGCTCAACAGCTCGAGGCAGAGCATCAAAGAGCGCCTGGTAGAGGAATACAGGAACAGCAGCTACTCCAGCGACACAAGAGCTGAGCTGGACCGCATCGTCCAGGATAAGAAGTGTATCTCATGTTCAAAATCCCGCACCATCACCTACAACAGCTCCTTCTTCCACCAACTACACTGGGTTCTTAAGAGAACCTATCAGAACCTCATGCTGAACCCACAAACATCTGTGGCCCAG CTGGGAGTCAACGTTTTCCTCGCCCTCATCGTAGGAGCCATTTTCTTCGGGGTAAAAGACGATCAGAGTGGTGTTCAGAACAG GATGGGTGCCCTCTTCTTCATCACTACCAACCAGTGTTTCAGCACTGTGTCAGCAGCTGAGCTCTTCATCGTCGAGAGGaaactgtttgt GCATGAGTACATCAGTGGCTACTACAGAGTGTCTGTCTACTTCCTCTCTAAGATCCTGTCTGACATCACTATGCGCACCATCACCTCGGTTATCTTCAGCTGTATTGTCTACTTTCTGATTG GGCTCAAATCCACAGCTGCAGCCTTTTTCATCTTCACGCTGACAGTGACTTTGGTGGCCTACACAGCCACAGCCATGACCATGGCCATCTCAGCTGACCAGAGTGTTGTGGCTCTCGCTAACATCCTTATGACCATCACCTTTGTCTTCATGATG aTTTTCTCAGGTCTCCTGGTGAACCTACCCAGCATCATGGACTGGATGTCTTGGCTGAAGTACTTCAGCATTCCTCGCTACGGCCTTGCA GCCTTGAAGATCAATGAGTTTGTGGGTTTGAAGTTCTGTGACGAGGCTGTGATCCGAAACACCAACATGTCGGCTACAGGGACGAACTGCAGTCTGAGCACCGTTGGCCTGAC ATGTACAGGAGAGCAGTATCTGGACTACTTGGGAATAGAATACACCACCTGGGGGCTGTGGGAGAATCATGTGGCTCTGACTGTTATGACATTCATATTCCTTGTCATCGCTTATCTGAAACTTCGCTACATCAAGAAATTCACTTAA